The DNA region TTGATGGCCATTGCGTCATTGCCGTCAACAGGAGCAAACGCTGTCTCATACCGCAGCGAATCATCAGCCGATTCTGCTTTGATCGTCACCTTCATACCTCCGTCATCGCTGTAGGCCAGGTTGATCGCTTCACCGGCGTTGTTGTATTGCTTGTTAAGCAATGGTGCAGCATCATACGCACTGCTCATACATGGTTCGCTCCTTTTGGACTGGTTTGGACCTCGCCGGTCGTTACTTCATCATATGCTATGTTTTCTTGTCTGCCTTCGATTTGTATTGTTTCGCTAACAAAGCAGCAAGGATATTTAGGAGAAGCCACCTCCCAGCAACACAAAAAAGCCTTCTTGCTCCCCTTACAGGGGAAGAAGGCTTTCGCTGTGCTCTCGTTCATACAACCGGCATGATGTCAGATCTTTAACTCACCGAGTTTTATCAACTCAACGACAGCTTGCGAACGGCCCTTGACGTTTAGCTTCTGCATGACGTTGGAAATGTGGTTACGCACCGTCTTTTCGCTAATAAACAACTGCCCGGCGATGTCGCGAGTCGTTTTGTCTTGAACGAGCAATTCAAACACTTCGCGTTCACGGTGGGTTAACAAGAACTTGCTGTTATGGTCGGTCCCCTTCAATGGTGTCACCCCTCCTTGCCCGGGTATGTGTGGTCTAACAAGGTTTAGGGATACAGTCAACTCATATTATGTTGAAAATGGGGGGATGGTGCGCATGCTGCCGCCATTTGGGCGTTTTAGCGGGCGTTGGTGATTTTTATCCTTGCTTATCCGCACTCGTTGTTCTATGATGATGGTGTTAAAAATTATTTTCTTTTAATTTTCATTCTCAATAAAATTTTTTTCATGATTTTTCGCACCTGATGCCGCACGATAAGCTTACCGGGAATCAGTGAAAAGGAGGCTTGCGATGACACCGATCCTGCATATTATCTCCGTTGAAAAGGACCGCCTGCCCCGGCAGGAGAAACGGCTCGCGGAGTTTATTTTGGCGGCCCCGTCCGAGATCGTGCATATGGGCATTAAGGATCTTGCCGACCGGTGCGAAGTCAGCGCCGCAACGGTGACCCGCTTCTGCAAAAATTTTCAATGCAAGGGGTATCCTGATTTTAAGCTCAAGCTTGCTTCCGAGATTGCCCATGCCGAGATGGCAGCGCGGACCGGCAACACCCGCTATCAGGACATCGTGGCCGGAAATCCGCTCGCAGGCATTGTCGAGGCGATCGAATCCAATCATCTGACCTCGATTCGGGACACCACGGAGCTCCTTGATCTCGGGCAGCTGGAACGGGCGGTGGATGCCCTGTGCCGCGCCAAGCGAATCGATCTGTACGGCGTTGCCACTTCATCGATCGTGGCCCAGGACTTCTACCAGAAGCTGATCCGGATCGGCAAGAATTGCACGGCCTTCGCAGACTCCCACATGCAGATCACGTCGGCTTCCACCCTGACGTCAAGCGATGTGGCCGTAGCGGTCTCCTACTCGGGCGAAACGCCCGAAACGATCGATGCCCTTGCTTGCGCAAAGGATGCCGGCGCTTTCACGATCAGCATCACCTCTTATCGAAGCAGCGCTATATCTGCCTTGGCGGATATCACATTGTATTCTTCCTCGCTGGAGGAAGGCATGCGCCGGGGAGATATGGCTTCCCGGATCGCGCAGCTTCATATTATCGACATCCTGTTCATGGGAATGGCCAGCCGTGACTTTTCCACGTATGTACCAAGGCTGGAACAGTCCTATCTGAATGTTAAAAACTACCGCAAAAGCCGAGGAGGACATTGAAGACATGAATATTTTCATCCTGCGTGACGAAGAGCAATTTGTACAAACAGGCGCCAGCCTGATCTCGGGACTGCTGCATACGAATCCACGGGCAACCCTGGGTCTGGCTACAGGCAGCACGCCGATCGGCCTGTATACCAAGCTGATCGAGATGAACAAGCAAGGGCTGGTCAGCTTCGCGCAGGCGACGACATACAATCTGGACGAATATGTCGGTCTGCCTGAGAATCATCCGGAAAGCTACCGGACCTTCATGAACGAAAAGTTCTTCAACCATATCGATATTCAGATCGAGCGGACGCATGTGCCGAACGGCAATGCAGCGAATCTTGAAGAGGAGTGCCTGAATTACGACCGGATGCTCGAAGAGCACGGCCCGGTCGACCTGCAGCTTCTCGGCATCGGCCATAACGGTCACATCGGCTTCAACGAGCCAGGAGAATCCCTAACCGGAGGAACCCATTTGGTGGAGCTTCAGGAGAAAACCCGCACAGCGAATGCCAGATTCTTCCCTTCCTTGGACGATGTCCCGACCCATGCCATCACGATGGGAGTGGCCAGCATTCTGAAGGCCCGTCAGATTCTTCTTCTCGTTCGGGGCGAGGATAAAGCCGAAATCGTGCATCGCGCACTGAAGGGGCCGATTACGACGGAATGTCCTGCATCCCTGCTTCAGTGCCACTCCAATGTGGTCGTGCTTCTCGACCAAGGCGCAGGGAGACTGTTCGTATGAGTAACGGGAATTTAGCTCAAATACAGCTGCTGTACGGAAACGTGCTGACACCAGCAGGGCTCATCCAGGATGGCGTGCTCGCCATCGCTGGTGAGAAGATTGTTTACGCTGGTGAGGCCGCCGGATTGCCGGCCGAGCTTCAGCAAAATGATCCTCAAGTGCTCAAGCACCCGGATGGTTACATCATTCCCGGCTTCATCGATATCCATGTCCATGGCGGCAACAGCGAAGACTTCATGGATTCGAGCAAGGAAGTGCTGGATAAAATCACATCATTCCACAGCTCCCAAGGCACGACGGCGATGCTGGCGACGACGATGACCGCGCCTAAGGCGGATATCGATCGCGTGCTGCAGGAAGTACAGAACTACCGTAATCAAGAGATGCCTTATACCCGGCTTGAAGGCGTACATCTCGAAGGGCCGTTCATCAGTCCTAAATGGCCGGGAGCCCAAAACCCCGAGCATATCGTCCTGGCGAACATCGAGTGGCTTGAGGAATGGGTGTCCAAGTATCCGGGACTTGTTCGGCAGGTGACCCTTGCCCCTGAACGGGAAGGGGCTCTGGAAGCCGTAAAATGGCTTAACAGCCATGGTATTGTCGCTGCGTTGGGTCATACCGATGCGACCTATGAAGAAGTCGAAGCCGCCGTAGAGGCCGGTCTGAGCCATGGCGTGCACACATTCAATGCCATGACGGGACTGCATCACCGCAAGCCCGGCGTTGTCGGCGCCATGCTGAGCGATGACCGTCTGAGCTGCGAGATCATTGCCGACGGCATCCATGTTCATCCGGCAGCGATGCGCATTCTGGCTCGGATGAAGCCTCAAGACAAGCTCATCCTGATTACGGATGCGATGTCCGCCACAGGCATGCCTGACGGCGAATACACCATAGGCGATTTGCCTGTCGTCGTAGAGGATGGCATCGCTACGCTCAAGAGCAACCGTAATAGTCTGGCAGGCAGCACCTTGACCATGATCAAGGGCTTCCAGCTCCTCGTTCGCGAGGTAGGGTTAAGCCTGGAGCAGGCCTCCCTTGCCGCCAGCACGAATCCGGCCAAGAAGATCGGTATCCACGACCGCACCGGTTCGCTTGAAGCCGGGAAGCTTGCTGATGTACTGCTGCTCGATCATAAGCTTGAGCTGCAAGGCGTATGGATTCAGGGAACGCGCAAACATTAACCAGTAACAGCGATCGAATATAAAGAAACATGCAAAGGAGCTGCCTTGTTAGGGATGTACTCATCCTAACGGGCAGCTCCTTTGGCTGTAACGAATGTTGCGGTTTTACCGGCTGTTCCGGTTCCCGCCGAACCATCCATCGTCCGTATCGTTGTTAATCAGATTGCCCCGGGTATCATTCATGCCGTCACGTCCGCCAAGGTTAAGCGGGAAGATGCGGTTGATCCATGAACCGAAATCGCGGGCAAGCGTGCCGAACGTGTTGCCGGCATTGCCGTTGGTCGCAAATCCGTTCGCCTGCTGATAAAAATCCTGATCCGAGGAAACATAAACCTGCTGGATATGCGGAGCCGTTTTGCGAATTTTACTGCTGATTTCCTGGCGGATATGCTGCGGTACGTCATTGCCGTTGTTATTCGTGTTCATCATTCCCATATTGTTACCGTTATAAGTTCCATAAGGCACGCCGTTAATGCCTGTTCCGATTCGAGTGTCGTTGATGTTGCCATCGGTGCCTCTCGTACCCGTCATCGTGTTGGTACGCGGGGTGTTCATCGTATTGAAGCCGCCGTCGGCGAAGCCGTTGTTCCGCGTCGTTCCGCGAACCCCGAAACCGCGCGTATCCGCATTGCCGCCAAGCCCTGTACCAAAGCCGGTATTGTTATCTGTGGCACCTCTTGTGTTATCTGTCATATCCCGAAGAAGTCCGACACTGCCGGTGCTTGTGTTAGTACCGTTCAACGCATTGGCCCGGGTACCGTTTGTCATCGTTCTGCCGGTACCGGGACTAATTCCTGTCGTACGTCCGTTAATGCTGTCGGTTTGCGCTCCCGTATTTTGGTTGTCCAGAGCGAGCGAGACATAAGCGTTACGGTTCGTCACAAATACATGCGCGGAGCCTACTCCGCTGACGCGGGATACTTTGGCGGAAAGCTCCCGGCTGTATTTCAGGTTGGTGAGATCGTGCTGTGAACCTGTTTGCGTTTGGTTATTCCGAACGGAATTTAACCCGACGCGGCCGCCGTCGACATTATTCGTGCGCGTCGTATTGCCGTTGTTCGCATTGCCGTTGTTCGCATCGCCGCATCCTGCAACTGCGGTCATGCTGAGAAGCAGGGCCGCGGAGACGGTCAGGTTGAGGGCTTTCGATTTAATCATGTTCATCCTCCATCTCTATAATAAGTGTAGTAACACCGTTAGGATGGCTTTGCGGCAGTAGCGGTATGCTGAAAGGTTTTAACATGGAATATAAGTGTATCCCCGATTTAGCAGCTCTCCTTGATGCGAAACTCCCCATTTGCCACATAAAAAATGCCGATGGAGTTCCATCGGCATTGGATATGGATCGGTTTACGTACTTAACGGGCTCGGCTTCGCGCATAGTCCATAATATCGGCGATCGATTCCGCCAGCCTATACCTTGGCTTCCAGCCTAGCGATTTCAGAAGTGAGGCACCTTGCCCATAGGCGCTTCCTTTATTAAGCGAATCGGCTGATATAGGACTCGATTCTGGGCCCCAATCGATAGGCACCGCCTCCTGCGTCAAACCAAGCAGCGCTCGGGTCAGCTCTTCGAGCGTATGATTTTCCCCTGATTCGATCGGGTAGGTTACGCCGGGCGAACCATGGCTTAGTAAATATCCGTACGCACAAACCGCATCCCGCACGTCCAGGAAATCCCTGGATTCGTGGCGGGAGCTAATTTTGAATACCGGATGCGGCTTTCCCGCTTCACATTCTGCGATATACCGAGCCAGCAGCGTGCAAAAGCCCCTGGACTCGCCCGGTCCGATTAAATTGGATGGCTCCGCTAAAATAATCGGCTGGTTATACAGACTGTGCCAGGCGGCCGCGGCCCACGTGCCAAAGGTTTTGCTGAGACTGTACGGATGCGGCACAGCAGCCGGCCCTTTAGCCGGATCGATGCTGAGACGGGAGCCCACCATGAGGATGACGCAATCCGGACGATGGCGGCGCAGCGCCTCGAGCAAGTAAACGGGAGCCATCGCATTGCTCTCCATATATTGATCGGGGTGCTCCCAGGACTCGGAGGCTGAATTTTTTCCGGCCAAATGCAGAACATAATCCGGAAGGCTGTCCTTCACCAATCGATCGGTTTGCTCCCGATCCTCCAAATGGCATTCCTGCGGAAGCACATCCGGGATGGCCTTAAGACGTGCCATATCCCGCCCTGCGGCGATAACCGTGCAGCCCTGGCGGACAAAATACGCACAGGCATGAAGGCCGGTAAACCCGGAGGCTCCTGTAATGAGAAGCTTTTTCTTGTTTAATGTGCCTGCTGCCATTCATACATCTCCTTTAACATTTGAACATAATCGGGGAACGGATAAACGGCATCGAGCCGGGTATTCCGGAGGGTACGGTCCTGAACGAACGCATCGGACGGTACAACATGGACGTCTTGCTTTCCCCATATGTCCTTGAACAACAGCAGCAAATCGTATTTGCTAACCGGATTGGGATGCCCCAGATGGATCAAGCCTCCGACATCCTTGTTCATGAAGAAGTCGATGGCTTTTGCCAGCTCCAGGGTCGTGACTCCGTTCCATTTGACGGCACGGTATCCCGTAACTTCCCCACGCTGTTTCATGAACCAGTTAAACAAGCCGATTCCGCTCTGGCGGATCTCCGGACCGATGATGGAAGTCCGGATCGTCAAATGGTCAGGTTCCCTGACCTCACCCAGCGCCTTCGTGAGCGCGTAGGCGGAGATTCCATCGGGAAGATCATCTTCCCGATAGCCTCCTTTGTCCCCAAGAAACACACAGTCCGTGCTGATGTGGATTAGACGTGCCGAGATGGAATCCGCCAAATAACGCAAACGATGCGGGAGGAAGCCGTTGATATGATATGCATTTATTTTGTCATCCTCTGCCCGTTGATTCAAGACCCCGACCGCATTAATGATGATATCCGGCCTTACCGCCCGAACGACATGCTCCACTGCGCTCATATCGGTAACATCCAGCACCAAGCTTTTGGAATCGCAGCTGTCCCGGGTGGTGTAAAAGACATGGTGCTTGCCTGATTGCTGAAAGTATTGAACAAGCATATGCCCTGCCATTCCATTTCCCCCGAGAATGAGCATCTTCATGACAAGAAGCCTCCGCGCCGCAGGATATCGCGTATTTCATCTTTGTTCATCAAGTTGTGCTCGGAGCTGAAGCTGTTGAACGATACCTTCGGCAAGCCTTGATACCGCTCTTTCAGATTCGGAATGTCGAGGGTCGGAAGAATAACCAGATATTCGTCGTCATAGACAACCGTCGTCAAGCTTTCGAAATCACTCATCAGAATCTCATGGATTTTCTCACCTGGCCGTGTGCCGGTTTCAACCAGGCTGACTTCGCTTCGGCCGGATGCCTCAATCAGCACGTCCGCCAAATCGACGATCCGGCAGGTCGGCATCATCATCACGAAAATCTCGCCGCCAACGCTTTCGACGGAGGCTTTAAACAGCAGGGAGATAGCATCCTTCAGCGTCAGGAAAAAGCGCGTCATATTTTTATCCGTGATACTGATCTGGCCCTTCTGCCTAATCTGGCTGTTGAATACATGCACGACGCTTCCATTCGTACCTAGGACGTTACCGCCGCGCACGCAGACGAACTTGGTCGACTGACTCAGCAGGTTCGCATAGACGATCAGCTTCTCGCCGATCGCTTTGGTCATGCCGTAGAAATTGGACGGGTTGGCCGCCTTGTCGGTCGATATATAAATGACCTTCTTCACATTGTTTTCAATGGCTGCCTCGATCACGTGCTGCGTGCCGACCACATTGGTCTTCAGCGCCTCATAGGGATGCTCCTCACACACGGGAACATGCTTCAGCGCCGCCAGATGAAATACATAATCGACGCCTTGACAAGCCGCGGTAAGGGCCTCCTTATCGCGAATATCCCCGATCCGGAACGTCAATCGCGGATCCTCGAATTCACGGTCCATCGCTACCTGCGTCGCTTCGCTTCTGGAATAGACGATAACCTGCTTCGGATTCATCGGCAGCAGCTGGCTGATCAGTTCGTGGCCCCAAGAGCCTGTGCCGCCGGTCACCAAAATCCGTTGATTAGTGAACATTCATTTTCCCCCCAAGCACAAATTTTACGACGGTATGCGACACATTGTCCGCCAAATATCCCTCCGGGCATTTCCAGTCGCGGCTTAGCTGCGTCATGAGCTTTACCGCTCCGTGAATCCGATCGGCATCAAGGCCGGAAACGATATTGCTGCCGCAGTCCACTGTTTCGGGCCGCTCCGTCGTCCGTCGAACCGTCACCGTGGGCACATGCATGATGCAGCATTCTTCTTGTACGGTACCGCTGTCCGTAATAGCGCATAATGCCTCTTTCTCCAGCCGGACAAAATCAAAAAAGCCGAACGGCTCATGAAATTCGATCAGCGGATGAAGCGGAACGTCCGCTACCTCTTGCAAACGCGAAGCCGTCCGAGGATGCAGGCTGGTGATCAAACGGTGACCGAAGCTTTCCGCGACGGCATTCAGGCCTCTGAATATTTCTCTTAAATGCTCAGGCCGATCGACGTTCTCCGACCGGTGAATCGTTACCAGAAAGTACTTCCTGCTGGTTAAGGCCAGCTTCTCCATAATCGTGCTTTCGCTGACCTTGGCATCATAATGCTTCAGGACCTCATAGATCGGATTACCGGTAAGGACAATGCGCTGACTGGGAATCCCCTCCCGGAGCAGATGATTTTTGCTGTAGCTCGTATACGGCATATTGATGGTGGAAACCGCGTCGATGATTCGGCGGTTTTTCTCTTCCGGCACATCCAAATCAAAACAGCGGTTCCCGGCCTCCATGTGCACGACAGGATATCCCAGGCGCTCCGCCAATATGGCGCATAACGCGCTGTTCGTATCGCCAAGGAGCAGTACAGTGTCCGGCTGCTCCTTCTCCAAAATCTCCTCGATGCGGCTGAACATGATCGATAGCTGTCCACCCAAAGTGGCCTGCCGATCCTGGAGCACATAATCCGGGGCACGGAGACCCATCTCCGAAAAAAATATTCCGCTCAGCGTTTCCGTGAAATTTTGCCCCGTATGAACAAGCACATGCCGCTTCGCATACCGATCCAGAAGAGGAATGATCAAGCTTAGCCGAATAATTTCAGGCCTTGTACCCAAGATCGTCATGACTTTCATATTGGATTCTCCCTTGCCAACGTAATCACAGATCCGAGGGCGATCATTGAAGCAGCACGATCATTCTTCTGCTTTAAGCGGAGACAGCAGTCTGGTCCTTTGCTCTGCTAGTTCGTTGTGCTATGCCCTTCTTCGCCTCACGGACGTTCTGCGTAATCGACTCTTTATTGCCCGGCGCCTAGCTTTCCTAAGCTCTAATCCTCTGCTTCTGCGGGCAGTGCGCTGACGCGGAAACGAAAGGCCTCGCTTCTTCCGCTTCCGTCCCCGGCCTTTATGGCGTGATCCCGGCAGCAAATGCCGGAACTGGATCGACTTGTTGATTTGGAACCACGAAGGCTGCTCCGTCATCCAGCGCGTAACCATGCCGTTGACGCGTGCCCTGTAGAGTTCAGGACCGTAGACGGACACCACCTGCGCCCGGTTTTGCTGGCCCAATGCCTCCCCTTGATCGGATTGCTCCAGAACAACCGCTACCTTATCCGCTAAAGAGGCCGGGCTTGAGGGCTCTGCCAGCATCTGCGGACATCCTACAGCCGTAAGCATTTCCGCTAACCCGCCGGCAGCGTAGGCAACGACCGGTTTGCCATAGAGCAGTCCCTCAAGGGCCGTTAGCCCAAACCCTTCCGGAACCAGACTCGGCACCACCACGATATCCAGCGCAGGGTACACTTGCCCCATATCCTCCTGGGCGCCTGCAAATATGAACCGGCTTTTCGCGCCGGCAGCTTCGATGCGTTCCCTGCACTGCTTCTCATAGCCTGGATCCATCACGCTGCCTACGATTAGAAACAGCGCTTTGGGGTACGCGTCCTTAAGGGAGAGTGCCATGTCAATAAAATGATGCACGCCCTTCGTTTCGATGAGAAACGAGGAGATCATGCCGATAACCGGAATGTCCGGGCCGATGCCGAGCCTGCTCCGAAAGGATGCCCGATGTTCGGGCCACGTTTCGGGTTGAATGTCGAAATCGTTCCAGGACGGAGGAAGAATCGTCATCTTGGACTGCCTGACATCCACAGGAAAATGCTGAGCCACGGATTCGGAGATACTGATGATCCAGCTGCTGTATTGGTTGATCAGACTGGCCGACAGGTGGGCGTACCCGTTATTCGTAATCATCTCGGTCAGCTGCCACAGAACCGGGATACCCAGCTTCTTTCCCGCTACAGCCGGAAGCAAATGCACGCAGGTGTTGGTAACGATGACGCTCGGCGACTCGCCAGCGATCCACTGGACGAAGGAGCGGAATACCGAAGTGGATACGAGCCTGTCAGCCTCGGCAAGCAGGCCCGGACCGGGAGTGTATATCCCGTGCAGCAGAGGAACCTTGTAGATTCTGACATCATGCCCCGACGCTCTGGCAAGGGTTGTCAGTCTGCCTTCATTCGGAGCAACCAGAACGCATTCGAAATAAGGAGAGATTTGCTGGCAGAAGAACAGGAGCAGCTTTTCCGCTCCCGTAATGCTTGTCGGATTACAAACGTGCGAGAATATCAACATCTTCGGTTTAAGGACCATCGGCATTGTCCGCATCTCCAGTAACCGTGGTTTGAACGCAGTACCGGATGCGATCCACCTCCTTTTCACCCAGTTGGTACAATATATTAGAGAGACAAAGATACCGTAACGACACTTGTTCCTCCAGCATTCAACTATTTATGGCTTCATGCCCTTAAGGAAAGATGACCGAGAGCAGCGTATTCAGGCGGTGCGCATAGGTATGCTCCTGATACGTTCTCTCAAGCGCGCGGTGCGCAATGTCTTTCCGATGCTGATCATTCGCAAGATAATATTCGATTTTCTCCAGCAGCTCGCTTTGCGAGCGATACGTTTCAATCTCGATGCCCGGCGTATAAAAACGCGCCATATCCTCACGCTCATCAACAAGCTGCAGCGTTCCGCAAGCATTGATCTCGAACGTCCGCGGATTCGGCGATGCCGCAGGAATTCGGCCGCTGTTCTGATTGATATCATCGTCATCGACAGCCCGGTGCAGGTTAATGATGATTTTGGCGCTGTTGTAGACGTCTGCAGTATCCGCAGGACCCATCCACTTATTGACTTCGATCCGGTTGTTAAATCTGGCGTACCCCGGAAGCCGTTCCCACCAGTTGCCGCTGATGAACGTGCGATGCCGCATCAGATGATCCATAATG from Paenibacillus ihbetae includes:
- a CDS encoding helix-turn-helix domain-containing protein, encoding MKGTDHNSKFLLTHREREVFELLVQDKTTRDIAGQLFISEKTVRNHISNVMQKLNVKGRSQAVVELIKLGELKI
- a CDS encoding MurR/RpiR family transcriptional regulator, producing the protein MTPILHIISVEKDRLPRQEKRLAEFILAAPSEIVHMGIKDLADRCEVSAATVTRFCKNFQCKGYPDFKLKLASEIAHAEMAARTGNTRYQDIVAGNPLAGIVEAIESNHLTSIRDTTELLDLGQLERAVDALCRAKRIDLYGVATSSIVAQDFYQKLIRIGKNCTAFADSHMQITSASTLTSSDVAVAVSYSGETPETIDALACAKDAGAFTISITSYRSSAISALADITLYSSSLEEGMRRGDMASRIAQLHIIDILFMGMASRDFSTYVPRLEQSYLNVKNYRKSRGGH
- the nagB gene encoding glucosamine-6-phosphate deaminase, with translation MNIFILRDEEQFVQTGASLISGLLHTNPRATLGLATGSTPIGLYTKLIEMNKQGLVSFAQATTYNLDEYVGLPENHPESYRTFMNEKFFNHIDIQIERTHVPNGNAANLEEECLNYDRMLEEHGPVDLQLLGIGHNGHIGFNEPGESLTGGTHLVELQEKTRTANARFFPSLDDVPTHAITMGVASILKARQILLLVRGEDKAEIVHRALKGPITTECPASLLQCHSNVVVLLDQGAGRLFV
- the nagA gene encoding N-acetylglucosamine-6-phosphate deacetylase, translating into MSNGNLAQIQLLYGNVLTPAGLIQDGVLAIAGEKIVYAGEAAGLPAELQQNDPQVLKHPDGYIIPGFIDIHVHGGNSEDFMDSSKEVLDKITSFHSSQGTTAMLATTMTAPKADIDRVLQEVQNYRNQEMPYTRLEGVHLEGPFISPKWPGAQNPEHIVLANIEWLEEWVSKYPGLVRQVTLAPEREGALEAVKWLNSHGIVAALGHTDATYEEVEAAVEAGLSHGVHTFNAMTGLHHRKPGVVGAMLSDDRLSCEIIADGIHVHPAAMRILARMKPQDKLILITDAMSATGMPDGEYTIGDLPVVVEDGIATLKSNRNSLAGSTLTMIKGFQLLVREVGLSLEQASLAASTNPAKKIGIHDRTGSLEAGKLADVLLLDHKLELQGVWIQGTRKH
- a CDS encoding YhcN/YlaJ family sporulation lipoprotein yields the protein MIKSKALNLTVSAALLLSMTAVAGCGDANNGNANNGNTTRTNNVDGGRVGLNSVRNNQTQTGSQHDLTNLKYSRELSAKVSRVSGVGSAHVFVTNRNAYVSLALDNQNTGAQTDSINGRTTGISPGTGRTMTNGTRANALNGTNTSTGSVGLLRDMTDNTRGATDNNTGFGTGLGGNADTRGFGVRGTTRNNGFADGGFNTMNTPRTNTMTGTRGTDGNINDTRIGTGINGVPYGTYNGNNMGMMNTNNNGNDVPQHIRQEISSKIRKTAPHIQQVYVSSDQDFYQQANGFATNGNAGNTFGTLARDFGSWINRIFPLNLGGRDGMNDTRGNLINNDTDDGWFGGNRNSR
- a CDS encoding NAD-dependent epimerase/dehydratase family protein, with the translated sequence MAAGTLNKKKLLITGASGFTGLHACAYFVRQGCTVIAAGRDMARLKAIPDVLPQECHLEDREQTDRLVKDSLPDYVLHLAGKNSASESWEHPDQYMESNAMAPVYLLEALRRHRPDCVILMVGSRLSIDPAKGPAAVPHPYSLSKTFGTWAAAAWHSLYNQPIILAEPSNLIGPGESRGFCTLLARYIAECEAGKPHPVFKISSRHESRDFLDVRDAVCAYGYLLSHGSPGVTYPIESGENHTLEELTRALLGLTQEAVPIDWGPESSPISADSLNKGSAYGQGASLLKSLGWKPRYRLAESIADIMDYARSRAR
- a CDS encoding dTDP-4-dehydrorhamnose reductase family protein — translated: MKMLILGGNGMAGHMLVQYFQQSGKHHVFYTTRDSCDSKSLVLDVTDMSAVEHVVRAVRPDIIINAVGVLNQRAEDDKINAYHINGFLPHRLRYLADSISARLIHISTDCVFLGDKGGYREDDLPDGISAYALTKALGEVREPDHLTIRTSIIGPEIRQSGIGLFNWFMKQRGEVTGYRAVKWNGVTTLELAKAIDFFMNKDVGGLIHLGHPNPVSKYDLLLLFKDIWGKQDVHVVPSDAFVQDRTLRNTRLDAVYPFPDYVQMLKEMYEWQQAH
- a CDS encoding polysaccharide biosynthesis protein, translating into MFTNQRILVTGGTGSWGHELISQLLPMNPKQVIVYSRSEATQVAMDREFEDPRLTFRIGDIRDKEALTAACQGVDYVFHLAALKHVPVCEEHPYEALKTNVVGTQHVIEAAIENNVKKVIYISTDKAANPSNFYGMTKAIGEKLIVYANLLSQSTKFVCVRGGNVLGTNGSVVHVFNSQIRQKGQISITDKNMTRFFLTLKDAISLLFKASVESVGGEIFVMMMPTCRIVDLADVLIEASGRSEVSLVETGTRPGEKIHEILMSDFESLTTVVYDDEYLVILPTLDIPNLKERYQGLPKVSFNSFSSEHNLMNKDEIRDILRRGGFLS
- the wecB gene encoding non-hydrolyzing UDP-N-acetylglucosamine 2-epimerase, which encodes MKVMTILGTRPEIIRLSLIIPLLDRYAKRHVLVHTGQNFTETLSGIFFSEMGLRAPDYVLQDRQATLGGQLSIMFSRIEEILEKEQPDTVLLLGDTNSALCAILAERLGYPVVHMEAGNRCFDLDVPEEKNRRIIDAVSTINMPYTSYSKNHLLREGIPSQRIVLTGNPIYEVLKHYDAKVSESTIMEKLALTSRKYFLVTIHRSENVDRPEHLREIFRGLNAVAESFGHRLITSLHPRTASRLQEVADVPLHPLIEFHEPFGFFDFVRLEKEALCAITDSGTVQEECCIMHVPTVTVRRTTERPETVDCGSNIVSGLDADRIHGAVKLMTQLSRDWKCPEGYLADNVSHTVVKFVLGGKMNVH
- a CDS encoding glycosyltransferase family 4 protein is translated as MPMVLKPKMLIFSHVCNPTSITGAEKLLLFFCQQISPYFECVLVAPNEGRLTTLARASGHDVRIYKVPLLHGIYTPGPGLLAEADRLVSTSVFRSFVQWIAGESPSVIVTNTCVHLLPAVAGKKLGIPVLWQLTEMITNNGYAHLSASLINQYSSWIISISESVAQHFPVDVRQSKMTILPPSWNDFDIQPETWPEHRASFRSRLGIGPDIPVIGMISSFLIETKGVHHFIDMALSLKDAYPKALFLIVGSVMDPGYEKQCRERIEAAGAKSRFIFAGAQEDMGQVYPALDIVVVPSLVPEGFGLTALEGLLYGKPVVAYAAGGLAEMLTAVGCPQMLAEPSSPASLADKVAVVLEQSDQGEALGQQNRAQVVSVYGPELYRARVNGMVTRWMTEQPSWFQINKSIQFRHLLPGSRHKGRGRKRKKRGLSFPRQRTARRSRGLELRKARRRAIKSRLRRTSVRRRRA